CTTTGCCTCGCCCTTTTCGGGCGTGGTGACCTTCGAGGCTACCCGCTCGACCATCGAGGGGATGACCTCCCCGACACTCTCGATGATCTCGGCGATCGGTCCCTTCTTCTTGAGAGAAAAGATCTGCACTCCTTCGGGTCCCTTCACGTCCTTGTGGACGACAAGGAGAGCGACCGGTTCGACACCGGCCCCGGCACCGCCGCCTTCGCCGCCACCACCTTCGCCGCTCGGGGCATTGCCCCTCCCTGCAGCGGCTCCGAAGCCGAAGCCGAAGCCTGCGATCGCAAAGACGACCTTGTCGCCGAGGTCGAGCGGATCGCCGATGATAGCCTTTGCCGATACGAAGTTGCGGAGTTCTTCCGCCGTTACCCTGATCATTTCGTCGCCTGTCATGTTCGTCCCACTCTGAGAGGGAAGACCTCCTCTTAAAGGTATGGGGAGGTCCCCGACAGGCCCGTCACAACAGACGGGTCGTCTCGGTCGGCCGCGGCACCTTGACAACGAGAACGCGGAATGGGCGGTCGCCCTCGTTGATCCAGCGGTGCGGGATCCGTGCCGGGCTCTCGACCAGTGTGTCGGGGCCGCACTCCTGCCTCTCGTCCCCGATCTCGACGATGCCGGTCCCTTCGAGGACATAGAAGGCGACATCCACGGGCGTGATATGCTTTTTCAGGCTCTCTCCCGGCTGCAGGGCGATGTGGACC
The sequence above is a segment of the Methanofollis sp. genome. Coding sequences within it:
- a CDS encoding spore germination protein GerW family protein; translation: MTGDEMIRVTAEELRNFVSAKAIIGDPLDLGDKVVFAIAGFGFGFGAAAGRGNAPSGEGGGGEGGGAGAGVEPVALLVVHKDVKGPEGVQIFSLKKKGPIAEIIESVGEVIPSMVERVASKVTTPEKGEAKEKRTEQGTE
- a CDS encoding cupin domain-containing protein, which translates into the protein METPVEKNPHGVDARKIYDTEHATMVHIALQPGESLKKHITPVDVAFYVLEGTGIVEIGDERQECGPDTLVESPARIPHRWINEGDRPFRVLVVKVPRPTETTRLL